Proteins encoded within one genomic window of Saccharopolyspora pogona:
- a CDS encoding Scr1 family TA system antitoxin-like transcriptional regulator, giving the protein MRRPAGTVGTVWVMREQLDHLEEMALQQNVDLQVLPFDVETPGGGISFDFTMLRIPSDGIAADLEFVYVECLDDADIWTTRMQRRPTPGCGTNFRPPSSPRRSR; this is encoded by the coding sequence ATGCGCCGACCGGCCGGGACGGTTGGCACTGTGTGGGTCATGCGCGAGCAGCTCGACCACCTAGAGGAAATGGCGCTGCAGCAGAACGTGGATCTCCAGGTCCTGCCGTTCGACGTTGAGACGCCCGGCGGCGGGATCTCGTTCGACTTCACGATGCTGCGCATCCCATCCGACGGAATCGCCGCTGACCTGGAGTTCGTGTACGTCGAATGCCTCGACGACGCCGATATCTGGACGACAAGGATGCAGCGGCGGCCTACGCCAGGCTGTGGAACCAACTTCAGGCCGCCGAGCTCTCCCCGAAGGAGTCGCTGA
- a CDS encoding citryl-CoA lyase: MSTPDAADWWSTAISRIRPGEILLRGYPVEQLIGRVTFAEQIWLLLRGELPSAAQGRLLEAALVAAVDHGPQAPSIAAARMAATCGVGLNSAVATGAGLLGDTHGGAGQQCMAILADLAEADDVRRAARDLVASCRAERRHIPGFGHRFHPHDPRRDPLLELVAEAVEAGEVPGRALEAGLALEAALAEGRSRPVPMNIDGATAIVYSELGFPPELGRGLFVLSRSVGILAHAWEETQTGARIKGPLPKSVLAGYHGEQPRHLHR, translated from the coding sequence ATGAGCACCCCCGACGCCGCCGACTGGTGGTCCACCGCGATCAGCCGCATCCGCCCCGGCGAAATCCTGCTGCGCGGCTACCCCGTCGAGCAACTCATCGGTCGCGTCACCTTCGCCGAGCAGATTTGGCTGCTGCTCCGCGGAGAACTTCCTTCCGCCGCCCAGGGTCGCCTGCTGGAGGCCGCCCTCGTCGCCGCCGTCGACCACGGCCCGCAGGCGCCGTCGATCGCCGCCGCTCGCATGGCCGCCACGTGCGGTGTCGGCCTCAACAGCGCCGTGGCCACCGGCGCCGGGCTGCTCGGCGACACCCACGGCGGCGCGGGCCAGCAGTGCATGGCGATCCTGGCCGACCTCGCCGAAGCCGACGACGTGCGCCGAGCCGCCCGCGATCTGGTCGCCTCCTGCCGCGCCGAACGCCGCCACATCCCGGGTTTCGGCCACCGCTTCCACCCCCACGACCCGCGCCGCGATCCGCTCCTCGAACTCGTCGCGGAAGCGGTCGAAGCCGGCGAAGTGCCGGGTCGCGCCTTGGAAGCAGGCCTCGCACTGGAAGCAGCGCTCGCGGAAGGCCGCTCCCGACCGGTACCCATGAACATCGACGGAGCAACCGCCATCGTCTACTCCGAACTCGGGTTTCCCCCGGAACTGGGCCGAGGGCTGTTCGTCCTCTCCCGCAGCGTCGGCATCCTCGCCCACGCCTGGGAGGAGACCCAAACCGGCGCCCGCATCAAGGGCCCGCTGCCGAAGTCCGTCCTCGCCGGATACCACGGGGAACAACCACGGCACCTGCACCGCTGA
- a CDS encoding M28 family peptidase: MSLHGPRRRSRWLFGSTASAAALVAGLAGQPSPATAQDASASLRFWERALQQEVDADSAARMSEAMSTYTGRVGTDGATRRAQHSMDKLAEWGLHPRLESYGVHASVPRDISVTMTGPEQRELEVKEPPFPWHEGFDDVVVGYNAYSPSGDVTADVVYVNYGLPDDYAELAKMGVDVRGKIVLARYGQSFRGVKSKVAEEHGAAGVILYSDPADDGFTKGAVYPDGPWRNADSIQRGSVQYIFQYPGDPLTPGKPATPDTPRIAPSEADNMTSVPTTPISYGQAQHLLAALQGPPAPEGWQGGLDLDYRVGPGPTRVDLDLDIDYQQIPVNDVIVEFPGSKHPEQKVVLGAHFDSWTYGTEDDVAGWTTLMEAARALAELRDRGWQPERTIVLAGWDGEEYGLLGSTEWVEQHRADLLKNALVYLNMDGAGGGENFSAGSVPALDRVLTDIAKDIRDPEHGTLYRNWQQSSGEQNPVPERLGSGSDYTAFLDHLGIASAEFGTSTPGGEYHSAYDDLHLMRNFLDPGYRYHEVSAAYAGTFALRLAGSDTAPLVYSDYAAAVAGHLRDLDEKQADQQVVDLSPAYAAAREWEDAAKRLENGRHVHADAVNDALIAQERALTQQEGLPGRDWYKHMVYAPGLYTGYAVQPLPAIDDAITDRDTATAEKYRDLLIDSLHKAAEAAREPAG, translated from the coding sequence ATGTCCCTGCACGGACCGCGTCGACGTAGTAGGTGGTTGTTCGGTTCGACGGCGTCGGCCGCGGCACTCGTCGCCGGGCTCGCGGGGCAGCCCTCCCCCGCGACCGCACAGGACGCGAGCGCCAGCCTGCGCTTCTGGGAGCGCGCGCTGCAGCAGGAGGTCGACGCGGACAGCGCGGCGCGCATGAGCGAAGCGATGTCCACCTACACCGGCAGGGTCGGAACCGACGGCGCCACGCGCAGGGCACAGCATTCGATGGACAAGCTGGCCGAGTGGGGGTTGCACCCGAGGCTGGAGAGCTACGGCGTCCACGCCTCGGTGCCGCGCGACATCTCGGTGACCATGACCGGGCCCGAACAGCGGGAACTGGAGGTGAAGGAACCTCCTTTCCCGTGGCACGAGGGATTCGACGACGTGGTCGTCGGGTACAACGCCTACTCCCCGTCTGGGGACGTCACCGCGGACGTGGTCTACGTGAACTACGGCCTGCCGGACGACTACGCCGAGCTGGCGAAGATGGGCGTCGACGTCCGGGGCAAGATCGTGCTGGCCCGCTACGGGCAGAGCTTTCGTGGCGTGAAGTCGAAGGTGGCCGAAGAACACGGCGCCGCAGGGGTGATCCTGTACTCCGACCCGGCGGACGACGGCTTCACCAAGGGCGCCGTCTACCCCGACGGGCCGTGGCGCAACGCCGACAGCATCCAGCGCGGCAGCGTGCAGTACATCTTCCAGTACCCGGGCGACCCGCTCACACCCGGAAAACCGGCCACACCGGACACACCACGCATCGCTCCGTCCGAAGCGGACAACATGACGAGCGTGCCGACCACACCGATCTCCTACGGCCAAGCCCAGCACCTGTTGGCGGCGCTGCAAGGCCCACCTGCGCCCGAGGGGTGGCAGGGCGGTTTGGACCTGGACTACCGGGTGGGTCCCGGACCGACCCGCGTCGACCTCGACCTGGACATCGACTACCAGCAGATCCCGGTCAACGACGTGATCGTGGAGTTCCCCGGTTCCAAGCACCCGGAGCAGAAGGTGGTCCTCGGGGCGCACTTCGACTCGTGGACCTACGGCACCGAGGACGACGTGGCCGGGTGGACCACCCTGATGGAAGCGGCTCGGGCGCTGGCCGAACTGCGCGATCGCGGTTGGCAGCCGGAGCGGACCATCGTGCTCGCCGGCTGGGACGGCGAGGAGTACGGGCTGCTGGGGTCCACCGAATGGGTCGAGCAGCACCGGGCCGATCTGCTCAAGAACGCGTTGGTTTACCTCAACATGGACGGCGCGGGCGGCGGCGAGAACTTCTCCGCCGGGTCCGTTCCGGCACTCGACCGCGTGCTGACCGACATCGCCAAGGACATCCGAGATCCCGAGCACGGCACGCTGTACCGCAACTGGCAGCAGTCTTCGGGCGAGCAGAACCCGGTGCCGGAGCGGTTGGGCAGCGGATCGGACTACACGGCGTTCCTGGACCACCTGGGCATCGCCTCGGCCGAGTTCGGCACGTCGACACCGGGCGGCGAGTACCACAGCGCCTATGACGACCTGCACCTCATGCGCAACTTCCTCGACCCGGGTTACCGCTACCACGAGGTGTCCGCCGCGTACGCGGGCACTTTCGCGCTGCGCCTGGCCGGTTCGGACACCGCACCGCTGGTCTACTCCGACTACGCGGCCGCAGTCGCGGGTCACCTGCGGGATCTCGACGAGAAGCAGGCCGACCAGCAGGTTGTCGATCTCTCCCCCGCCTACGCCGCCGCTCGGGAGTGGGAGGACGCTGCCAAGCGGTTGGAGAACGGACGGCACGTCCACGCCGATGCCGTCAACGACGCGCTGATCGCCCAGGAGCGTGCGTTGACCCAACAGGAGGGTCTGCCCGGCCGGGACTGGTACAAGCACATGGTCTACGCAC
- a CDS encoding alpha/beta hydrolase has product MIAVVLGAIHAFQRRLIYYPFGQPPPAAAVLSGAEEVVLRTSDGLQLGAWYLPARGRHSGAGVLVANGNAGNRSLRAPLADALAERGLAVLLFDYRGYGGNPGHPSEEGLAKDVRAALRYFVEEAGLSADRLVYFGESLGGAVVTELATEEEPAGLVLRSPFTDLASVGQRHYPYLPVRLLLLDRFPLATHLRNVQCPVAVVYGSADSIVPPEESRAVARIRPGTTELVVANADHNDLALLDGPVVVESVVRLAN; this is encoded by the coding sequence GTGATCGCCGTGGTCCTGGGCGCGATCCATGCGTTCCAACGCCGATTGATCTACTACCCCTTCGGCCAGCCGCCGCCGGCTGCCGCGGTGCTCAGCGGCGCCGAGGAGGTGGTGCTGCGCACGAGCGACGGGCTCCAACTGGGTGCCTGGTACCTGCCGGCCCGCGGTCGGCATAGCGGCGCGGGCGTGCTGGTCGCCAACGGCAACGCGGGGAACCGGTCGCTGCGGGCCCCGCTGGCCGACGCGCTCGCCGAACGCGGGCTGGCCGTGCTGCTGTTCGACTACCGCGGTTACGGCGGCAACCCGGGGCACCCGAGCGAGGAGGGCTTGGCGAAGGACGTTCGTGCGGCGCTGCGCTACTTCGTCGAGGAAGCCGGCCTGTCAGCGGACCGGCTGGTCTACTTCGGCGAAAGCCTCGGTGGGGCCGTGGTCACCGAGTTGGCGACCGAGGAGGAACCGGCCGGGCTGGTGCTGCGGTCACCGTTCACCGACCTCGCTTCTGTCGGCCAACGCCACTACCCGTACCTGCCAGTGAGGTTGTTGCTCCTGGACAGGTTCCCGCTCGCGACGCACCTGCGCAACGTCCAGTGCCCGGTCGCCGTCGTCTACGGGAGCGCCGACTCGATCGTGCCCCCAGAAGAGAGCCGAGCCGTCGCCCGGATACGGCCGGGCACGACCGAACTGGTCGTTGCGAACGCGGACCACAACGATCTCGCCCTGCTGGACGGGCCCGTCGTGGTCGAGTCGGTGGTGCGGCTCGCGAACTGA
- a CDS encoding DUF397 domain-containing protein, with the protein MIERRVLSDAAWFKSSYSATQDACVEVAMIPGQPAKFLRGKPYQPERHIFIQLPEQLGTPAFSALTPALSVVPSDHAQAWTATAFFRLTVSTASGRI; encoded by the coding sequence ATGATCGAACGACGTGTCCTGTCGGATGCGGCGTGGTTCAAGAGCAGCTACAGCGCGACACAAGATGCTTGTGTCGAGGTGGCGATGATTCCGGGCCAGCCTGCCAAGTTCCTTCGCGGCAAGCCATACCAACCCGAACGACACATCTTTATCCAGCTCCCCGAACAGTTGGGAACCCCTGCCTTCTCGGCCTTGACACCGGCCTTGTCGGTCGTGCCATCGGACCACGCCCAGGCGTGGACCGCGACGGCCTTCTTCCGCTTGACGGTTTCGACGGCGAGCGGCCGGATCTAG